One part of the Plasmodium cynomolgi strain B DNA, chromosome 3, whole genome shotgun sequence genome encodes these proteins:
- a CDS encoding hypothetical protein (putative), with protein MKNAIKNLAICLAFVLSLLRHVHYAYRIDNITIKKARFSDDLERTVQKINKRVQKDSVPSYDVCKYKKIPKFLTERNKLKDTQKVKYIVGIENTCDDTCICVLDSNLNIVKNVIISHFKVVHKYEGVYPFFVSSINQLFLKPYVEKTLEGIDESRISCFAFSACPGIAKSMEAAKNYIGEKKKQNGSIQVSPINHVFAHVLSPLFFHVYNDKNTYTNSGQYKEGKSEQSKNELGIDMHISEEVRKDKTQMEKVKGILQILNSNDVTKRKMALLSEEEFLNCGNYVLRGEMGNETPQSGDSEELQSEESEALQNVESASPQSVESASLQRAESEAPQNVAYQRKNTSSAQKTQYSGDAPQGSHLTDGYICALVSGGSTQIYKVQRNKKNDINLCKLSQTVDISVGDIIDKIARLLGLPVGLGGGPFLERKSAEFVTRMKEERLSGEACADPFQPFPVPFSANSRIDFSFSGLYNHLRKIIEESKKGESFEREKDRYAYYSQKNIFNHLLKQMNKIMYFSELHFNIKKLFIVGGVGCNHFLITKLKSMAMKRSQLQVQLNEFKKLKKRLSKRVKKISEKKFLHFKVSKEVLKGEIEFTASLGWDIYLKLLLKRKTERDILSALKYFNFEDFSKLKEGGHFLLEGHSASSKSEAPWSVHKTPPNLSRDNAAMICFSAFLNLHNKSDLYEDVSQVKIKPTVKTQVENNFLLFSDMIIFDVFLQQFGAQGG; from the exons atgaaaaatgcgATTAAAAACTTGGCCATATGTTTAGCCTTCGTCCTGAGTCTGCTTCGACACGTACACTATGCATACAGGATTGACAACATAACAATTAAGAAAGCGCGATTTAGTGACGACTTGGAAAGGAcagtacaaaaaattaataagcGCGTCCAAAAGGACAGTGTCCCATCCTATGACGTGTgcaagtataaaaaaatccccaaatTTTTAACCGAAAGGAATAAGCTCAAAGATACCCAAAAAGTCAAGTACATCGTAGGGATTGAAAACACGTGTGATGATACTTGCATCTGTGTCCTTGACTCCAACTTgaatattgttaaaaatgttatcaTATCTCATTTTAAGGTGGTTCACAAGTATGAGGGCgtgtatcccttttttgtcagcTCCATCAACCAGCTGTTTTTGAAGCCCTATGTGGAGAAGACTCTCGAGGGCATTG ACGAAAGCCGAATCAGCTGCTTCGCCTTCAGCGCTTGCCCGGGAATAGCTAAAAGCATGGAGGCCGCCAAAAATTACAtaggggagaagaagaagcagaacgGAAGCATACAAGTAAGTCCGATCAATCACGTTTTTGCTCATGTCCTTTCGCCTCTCTTTTTCCACGTCtacaatgataaaaatacatatacgAATAGTGGACAGTacaaggaaggaaaaagcgAACAATCGAAAAATGAACTTGGTATCGACATGCACATCTCGGAGGAGGTCAGAAAGGATAAgacacaaatggaaaaagtgaaaggcATTCTGCAGATTCTCAATAGTAACGATGTGACGAAGCGGAAGATGGCACTTTTGAGCGAAGAGGAATTTTTAAACTGCGGCAATTATGTGCTTAGGGGGGAGATGGGCAACGAGACACCCCAAAGTGGGGACAGTGAGGAACTCCAAAGTGAGGAAAGTGAGGCACTCCAAAATGTGGAAAGTGCGTCACCCCAAAGTGTGGAAAGTGCGTCACTCCAACGTGCGGAAAGTGAGGCACCACAGAATGTAGCCTACCAGAGGAAGAACACCTCCTCTGCGCAGAAAACGCAGTATAGTGGGGACGCACCCCAGGGAAGCCACTTGACAGATGGATACATCTGCGCGTTAGTTTCCGGAGGAAGCACTCAAATTTACAAAGTtcaaaggaacaaaaaaaacgacattaATTTGTGCAAGTTGTCTCAGACGGTCGATATTTCCGTTGGAGACATAATTGACAAAATTGCTAGGCTGCTGGGGCTCCCCGTTGGGTTAGGGGGAGGTCCCTTCCTTGAAAGGAAGTCAGCAGAGTTCGTTACAAGAATGAAGGAGGAGAGGCTGAGTGGGGAGGCTTGCGCGGATCCATTTCAGCCCTTTCCCGTTCCCTTCTCCGCGAACAGCCGAATCGATTTTTC GTTCTCAGGCCTGTACAACCACCTGCGCAAAATCATCGAGGaatcaaaaaaaggagagtccTTCGAGCGGGAAAAAGACAGATATGCCTACTATAgtcagaaaaatattttcaaccACCTCCTGAAGcagatgaacaaaattatgtatttcTCAGAGTTGCAtttcaatataaaaaaattattcatagTGGGGGGAGTTGGATGCAACCACTTTTTAATCACCAAGTTGAAAAGTATGGCTATGAAAAGAAGTCAATTACAAGTTCAGctaaatgaatttaaaaaattaaagaaaaggcTAAGTAagagggtaaaaaaaataagtgagaaaaaatttttacattttaaagtGTCCAAGGAAGTACTCAAAGGGGAAATTGAGTTCACTGCATCCCTGGGTTGGGATATTTACTTAAAACTTCTTTTAAAGAGGAAAACGGAACGAGATATTTTGTCAGCTTTAAagtattttaattttgaggACTTTTCGAAACTGAAGGAGGGGGGTCATTTTCTGCTGGAGGGTCATTCTGCTTCCTCCAAAAGTGAAG CGCCCTGGAGCGTGCACAAGACGCCGCCCAACCTCAGCAGAGACAACGCGGCCATGATTTGCTTTAGCGCCTTTTTGAATTTGCACAACAAAAG cGATCTCTATGAGGATGTATCTCAGGTTAAAATTAAACCAACGGTGAAGACCCAggttgaaaataatttcctgcTCTTTTCCGACATGATCATTTTTGATGTGTTTCTGCAGCAGTTTGGCGCCCAGGGGGGGTGA
- a CDS encoding hypothetical protein (putative) → MKTWSIGTPEIVTQNHLPVHFKYPSSIQVAIFSKHVEKLQMVDISKLMLYKNNDYYMKAFLVDEHENVILTNEPFTYTLEEEAPSSGDLLKICLKDKSRYLEVINEKRKNVTKTNSTILINCNDEGAFEAKGVLTIQNELVYETDHLEIHFAFAKLTKVKVSLLFRNAEKGDQMAVVPMRVQFFDKYNRKVNMLPTQLLQVKLAYDYDKRIEMAPLNWTPQEWNERMSQLQTTHEQNERMSQLQTPHEQNERVGQLQTPQRSTTEEPTAVTTDMFFQVRTSHEGKYYIQMEVKYKLANKHISILSNMTPLIVYSRGVSLYGGGNSILIHPYEQTVEVPFQLCHPLIHKVICVSKNEKLVEVEGVFKSDGEKCAYVCSIKSGYSMGNTEIHVFPIFESYYAVFSQDKGRTNFKSIEKLEEDFHNLERYYDHYLEHCKEHKKGYNMDAHTCEEIENEKKLRNLFFLKFDVTVDYVRSMKLFAEDTIRLVPHEEIHTFASFYRGGGDTRPFLSLDFRLLYERTAELFQVEYFVNDGSVLLGDGRRDREEGRHQECHPDRHPDCHPGCQPHRQPDGPPPARRTIVTDLRVSPDAFLSIEARNEGRFFLYANFTKYSGNSHQGEVVYSQVYNLVVQRRATQGTTLPVVHLSSNGVYKFDRNFHCLAIFANWTYEQRLLLSQEKNVHTERKPILHNAHYWNRQENIYKKFIIKISEISTVKVYNYYGKFIPLNVVQYLSVHLYNINMERVIPPLNGKLYVHVSHPSVLTVRAVGPNHMFIVPHRIGCSFVCVRFELHPGNHPGKHPPNDAQNNPRDGWPTQGSGESAPTSKMYLCVTKRVPTKYFQQRKNCYYLNRVYKLLGRYSHRFFQQPYMCVDSVTTKEEAKLGKVRGALLSKSNFYRVYKHYDGIFMVKKFEDLFQPPTGHLSIINDHCSGLKL, encoded by the exons atgaaaacgtgGAGTATTGGGACACCCGAAATAGTGACGCAGAACCATTTGCCCGTTCATTTTAAGTACCCGTCTTCCATCCAAGTAGCAATTTTTAGCAAACATGTGGAGAAGCTCCAAATGGTGGATATCTCCAAGTTGAtgctttacaaaaataatgactACTATATGAAGGCCTTCCTCGTAGATGAGCATGAAAATGTAATTCTTACCAATGAGCCGTTCACTTACActttggaggaagaagctccTTCTTCAGGAGACCTTCTCAAAATTTGCTTAAAAGATAAGTCCCGCTATCTTGAAGTAATAAAtgagaaacgaaaaaatgtcacTAAGACGAACAGTACAATTTTGATCAATTGTAATGACGAAGGGG CCTTCGAAGCGAAAGGAGTTCTGACGATACAAAACGAGTTGGTCTACGAAACGGACCACTTAGAGATCCATTTcgcttttgcaaaattgacaAAGGTAAAAGTGTCTCTTCTCTTTCGAAATGCAGAAAAGGGGGACCAAATGGCAGTAGTACCCATGAGAGTCCAGTTTTTTGATAAGTATAACAGAAAGGTCAATATGCTCCCCACGCAGTTACTGCAGGTAAAGCTGGCCTATGATTATGACAAGCGGATCGAGATGGCTCCCCTGAATTGGACCCCACAGGAGTGGAACGAGCGGATGAGCCAGCTGCAGACCACGCATGAGCAGAACGAACGGATGAGCCAGTTGCAAACCCCACATGAGCAGAACGAACGGGTGGGCCAGCTGCAAACCCCACAACGCAGCACAACGGAGGAACCAACAGCCGTAACGACGGACATGTTTTTCCAAGTACGTACCTCACATGAAGGTAAGTACTACATACAAATGGAAGTAAAATACAAGTTAGCCAATAAACACATTTCTATTTTGTCAAATATGACCCCTTTGATTGTATACTCAAGGGGGGTTTCACTTTACGGAGGTGGGAACTCCATTTTGATACACCCCTATGAGCAGACTGTGGAGGTCCCCTTTCAGTTATGTCACCCGCTCATACATAAAGTTATTTGcgtttcaaaaaatgaaaaactagTGGAGGTGGAAGGAGTGTTCAAGTCGGATGGTGAGAAGTGCGCGTATGTCTGTTCCATCAAGTCGGGCTACTCTATGGGGAACACCGAAATTCATGTTTTCCCTATATTTGAAAGTTACTACGCTGTTTTCAGCCAAGACAAAGGAAggacaaattttaaaagcattgaaaaattggaagaagaTTTTCACAACTTGGAAAGGTATTATGATCATTATTTGGAGCATTGCaaggaacacaaaaaaggttaCAACATGGATGCACACACTtgtgaagaaatagaaaatgagaaaaaattgcggaatttgttttttctcaaatttgaCGTGACTGTTGATTATGTACGATCCATGAAGCTGTTTGCAGAGGATACCATTCGGTTGGTCCCCCATGAAGAGATACACACATTCGCCAGTTTTTACAGAGGAGGGGGGGATACGCGTCCGTTCCTCTCGCTGGACTTTCGTCTGCTTTACGAGCGCACAGCGGAGTTGTTCCAGGTGGAGTATTTTGTCAACGATGGGAGTGTCCTGCTGGGTGATGGAAGGCGTGACCGCGAAGAGGGGCGCCATCAAGAATGCCACCCAGATCGCCACCCAGACTGTCACCCAGGATGCCAACCGCACCGCCAACCGGATGGACCCCCCCCCGCGAGACGCACAATAGTCACCGATTTAAGAGTCTCCCCCGATGCGTTCCTATCCATCGAGGCGCGCAACGAAGGCCGCTTCTTTCTCTACGCAAATTTTACCAAATATAGTGGCAACTCCCACCAGGGAGAAGTCGTCTACTCCCAGGTATACAACTTGGTTGTCCAGCGACGTGCGACCCAAGGAACAACTCTCCCAGTTGTCCACCTCAGCAGTAACGGCGTTTATAAATTCGATCGAAATTTTCACTGCTTGGCAATTTTCGCGAATTGGACTTATGAGCAGCGTCTCCTCCTAtcacaagaaaaaaacgtgcatACGGAAAGGAAGCCCATCTTGCATAATGCGCATTACTGGAATAGacaggaaaatatttacaaaaaatttatcatcaAAATATCGGAAATTTCCACTGTGAAGGTGTATAACTATTATGGCAAATTCATCCCCTTGAATGTTGTCCAGTACCTGTCCGTCCATTTGTATAATATAAACATGGAGAGGGTTATCCCCCCCCTGAATGGCAAGCTGTATGTACACGTGTCGCATCCCTCCGTGTTAACGGTGAGGGCGGTTGGCCCCAATCATATGTTTATAGTTCCGCACAGGATTGGCTGTTCATTCGTCTGCGTCCGTTTTGAGTTGCACCCGGGGAACCACCCTGGAAAACATCCACCAAATGATGCGCAAAATAATCCGAGAGATGGTTGGCCCACCCAAGGGAGTGGCGAGTCCGCCCCAACGTCGAAAATGTACTTGTGCGTCACAAAGCGGGTGccaacaaaatattttcagcaaagaaaaaattgctactACCTCAACAGGGTGTACAAACTGCTCGGTCGTTACTCGCACCGGTTCTTCCAGCAGCCCTACATGTGTGTCGATTCTGTCACGACGAAGGAAGAAGCCAAGTTGGGCAAAGTCAGAGGCGCTCTACTAAGTAAGTCCAATTTTTATCGCGTCTATAAGCATTATGACGGAATTTTcatggtaaaaaaattcgaagACCTTTTCCAGCCTCCTACGGGGCACCTCTCGATCATTAATGACCACTGCTCGGGGCTGAAGCTGTGA
- a CDS encoding pre-mrna splicing factor (putative) — MVSPPTLRQLCATLADTFLQDLEDLEFEEENNFVNFSAEKKEGEKGEGGKGSHVEEAKFQEGDYEEIVDAIEEFLNEKIKKKERKISELLYDEDFLKMMNSIRDYVMEESGEGGEVGEDGPDGPDGEGGEGGEGGKSRRAKKRRRKGQSPGEEDADADELEDANEDAATSNNADEVLIDKCIELIIQIDTEILNIHKYVRDIYSTKFPELDSIVYTPLEYISVVSKIKNETDLKNIDFSDILPNTTVMAITVASSMTTGINLSDYSLKNCLSFCNEALELNENRRMILLYLESKMFLLAPNLTMLLGSALTARLISSVGSLKNLSITSSQNLIVVGSSKKSVLGLSNVRKTFGIGILSTSEIVQSVPDAFKKKAISLLAGKCSLASRVDYFKKYPEGQYGLLLRENLISHLIKLQEPPPMKQKKILPMPDEKRKRKRGGKRYRKLKEKTEITELRKQINRLPFGPNSNEDFYTFTDQNAVLLNSNITKLKYQSKQKVNNVAKKKNLSVHSSGATGGLSSSLIFTPLQGIELFNPSVVNPRPDPVENKYFSSKAQFRKV; from the exons ATGGTAAGTCCTCCAACGTTGCGGCAGCTCTGT gCAACCCTAGCGGACACGTTCCTGCAGGATCTCGAAGACTTGGAGTTTGAGGAGGAGAATAACTTTGTTAACTTTAGtgcagaaaagaaagaaggtgaaaaaggcgaaggggggaagggcAGCCATGTGGAGGAGGCCAAGTTCCAGGAGGGTGACTACGAAGAGATTGTTGATGCGATTGAAGAGTTCCTAAacgaaaagataaaaaaaaaggaaaggaaaatatctGAATTGCTGTATGATGAGGACTTCctcaaaatgatgaacagCATCAGGGACTATGTCATGGAGGAGAGCggcgaagggggggaagtcgGGGAGGATGGCCCGGATGGCCCGGATGGAGAAGGTGGAGAAGGTGGAGAAGGTGGAAAATCCCGTCGAGCTAAAAagcgaaggagaaaagggcAGTCACCTGGAGAAGAAGACGCCGATGCGGATGAGCTAGAAGATGCGAATGAAGACGCCGCCACTTCCAACAACGCCGACGAAGTGCTGATCGACAAGTGCATCGAGCTGATAATCCAAATAGACACAGAAATCCTAAACATCCACAAGTACGTGAGAGATATCTACTCGACGAAATTCCCAGAGTTAGACTCTATCGTGTATACCCCCCTGGAGTACATAAGCGTGgtgagcaaaataaaaaacgaaacagatttgaaaaatattgattTCTCTGACATTCTACCGAATACCACTGTAATGGCTATCACAGTCGCATCAAGTATGACCACAGGGATAAACCTATCAGATTACTCCCTAAAGAATTGCCTATCCTTCTGTAATGAAGCATTAGAATTAAACGAAAATAGACGAATGATTTTGCTATACTTAGAGAGCAAAATGTTTCTTCTCGCCCCCAATTTGACAATGCTGCTAGGTAGTGCATTAACAGCTCGTTTAATTAGCTCAGTGGGGTCGTTAAAAAATCTGTCCATTACATCATCTCAGAATCTTATAGTGGTAGGTAGTTCGAAGAAGTCGGTCCTTGGACTTAGCAATGTGCGCAAGACATTCGGGATAGGTATTTTAAGTACCTCCGAAATTGTACAGAGTGTCCCTgatgcatttaaaaaaaaagccatcAGTTTGCTAGCTGGGAAGTGTAGTCTAGCATCTAGAGTCGattactttaaaaaatatcctgAGGGACAATATGGGTTACTACTACGAGAAAATTTAATAAGTCAtctaataaaattacaaGAACCGCCTCCaatgaaacagaaaaaaatcctccCCATGCCTGATGAGAAgaggaaacgaaaaagaggaggaaagaGATATAGaaagttaaaagaaaaaacggagaTTACTGAATTGAGGAAGCAAATTAATAGGTTGCCCTTTGGACCCAACTCGAATGAAGACTTTTACACCTTCACCGATCAAAATGCAGTTTTGCTAAACTCAAATATCACCAAGTTGAAGTACCAGTCTAAGCAGAAGGTGAATAATGTGGCCAAGAAAAAGAACCTCTCCGTGCACTCCAGTGGAGCAACTGGGGGATTGTCGTCCTCCCTGATTTTCACCCCCCTGCAGGGCATCGAGCTGTTCAACCCCTCCGTCGTCAACCCGAGGCCGGACCCCGTCGAGAACAAGTACTTCTCGAGCAAGGCCCAGTTCCGCAAGGTGTAG
- a CDS encoding ribosomal processing protein (putative), with translation MEVKILHRNPEEYKNNPGASTYKHSRNVDSNIHLFQREIEYKRALNATKMDKIFAKPLVKCLDGHDDSVRSLCVSNKSLTDLYSGSCNGFINIWNVLNKRLIKKVKAHEGFVRGLCVSHDEKFLFSCGDDKYIKQWAIEKGRGVSELGVQEDASSFSAENGIGSNNFSANSGSQHLDVWDYYRNNAIASFDYNSEYIYYVKFNYAQRNLVGLTLSDNSVGLADIRAKTPIKKIFLKYRCNSLSWNNMNPKQFVVANEDSNLYTFDMRHLKTATLVHKGFVNAVLDVDYSPIGDKFVACSYDKTVRLFNSDESRSYDVYHTKRMQHVLCCKFSLDTKYIYTGSSDMCIRIWKSCAHEPSGIMSNKEKQAINYRNKLKEKYSSLKEIRRIRDHHHVPALIKSMSDKKKVMLEAKKRRENNRVKHSKDPDQLPIPEKKKIFVTEQ, from the exons ATGGAGGTGAAGATCCTGCACAGGAACCCGGAGGAATACAAAAACAACCCGGGGGCCTCCACATACAAGCATAGCAGAAATGTCGACTCGAACATTCACCTCTTCCAAAGGGAAATAGAATATAAGAGGGCCCTaaatgcaacaaaaatggataaaatttttgcaaagccTTTAGTGAAGTGTTTAGATGGACACGACGATTCAGTCCGATCACTCTGCGTGTCAAATAAGTCATTAACTGATCTGTACAGCGGCAGTTGTAATGGCTTCATTAACATATGGAACGTGCTCAATAAAaggttaattaaaaaagtgaaggcCCACGAAGGGTTCGTGAGGGGACTGTGTGTCAGTCATGACGAAAAATTTCTCTTCAGTTGTGGCGACGACAAGTATATTAAGCAGTGGGCTATCGAGAAGGGTAGGGGGGTGAGCGAGTTGGGCGTCCAGGAGGATGCCAGCAGCTTCTCCGCTGAAAACGGCATTGGTTCGAACAACTTCAGCGCAAACAGCG GTAGCCAACACCTGGATGTCTGGGACTACTACAGAAACAATGCCATAGCTAGTTTCGATTATAACAGTGagtacatatattatgtgAAGTTCAATTATGCACAGAGGAACCTAGTGGGGTTAACTCTTTCGGATAATTCTGTAGGGCTAGCTGATATAAGAGCTAAGACGCctatcaaaaaaatatttttaaaatacagatGCAATTCCCTAAGTTGGAATAATATGAACCCAAAACAGTTTGTGGTGGCGAATGAGGACTCCAACCTTTACACCTTTGACATGAGGCACTTAAAAACTGCTACTCTTGTGCATAAAGGGTTTGTAAATGCTGTGTTGGATGTAGACTACTCTCCAATTGGTGACAAATTTGTTGCTTGTTCTTATGATAAGACAGTTAGATTATTCAATAGCGATGAATCAAGGAGCTATGATGTGTACCACACAAAGAGAATGCAACATGTACTATGCTGTAAGTTTAGCTTAGACACCAAGTATATCTACACCGGAAGCTCAGACATGTGTATTCGTATTTGGAAATCTTGTGCTCATGAGCCATCTGGTATTATGTCCAACAAGGAAAAGCAAGCCATAAACTACCGAAACAAACTTAAGGAGAAATATTCATCGCTGAAGGAAATTAGACGCATTAGGGATCACCACCATGTCCCTGCGCTCATCAAAAGCATGTCCGACAAAAAGAAGGTGATGCTGGAGGCCAAGAAGAGGCGCGAGAATAACAGAGTCAAGCACTCCAAGGACCCAGACCAGCTGCCCATTccggagaagaaaaaaatattcgtcACGGAGCAGTAG
- a CDS encoding S-adenosyl-L-methionine-dependent methyltransferase (putative) — protein sequence MEVLPAGFSDFRDRAYWNSFFQFFDKKNFEWYGNYGDPVNKNCLVINLGCGNSHLSYELFQDGFRNIVNLDYSDVVIHKMKQKFGDKMEFLNIDISNAEQFDHVLNNLEEESQKKKVDYKIFFDKAFLDAYISCEQNEEEICKRNAKSYFSLVFKHMNKGDLFLVITLAQYYIIKEVVRNVYHEDIMLEVFPFFLKHNTSEFKYHPFVFAFYRTPKGGKKFEAYFVNPEMGTSHVISLWKLPNEINERRGNLNLHIFKKGKRRILDIYNTKLNRCDYNVVVYDSCTERTTYNTVVVVVPLGYEFHSLYCTAEGNEELANKARTRRLLLVMRSNFLAPPSQVSGNQVSGNQVSGNQVSGSNNQLSTNQLLHNQLLHNQLHSEHSVNVLLESIKNELTNILNEVALPNSDNFPIMVLNESVKNCRVIAHRKSHYASGIIIRDVLVTEEFLAENFNSDGEHDRGFESGKSKKKGSGEGRSKDGAQREVEQNSQHSVEETLRALLKNQQERRSYFEKKEIYKRQMIFSYDPLTVQSELVYTREREKKKKKKKNRQLQYQ from the exons ATGGAGGTCCTGCCAGCTGGGTTTTCAGACTTTCGAGACCGGGCCTACTGGAATAgcttctttcaatttttcgacAAGAAAAATTTCGAGTGGTATGGGAACTACGGGGAT CCGGTTAACAAGAACTGCCTGGTCATAAACTTGGGGTGCGGGAACTCCCACCTGAGCTACGAACTCTTCCAGGACGGGTTTCGCAACATCGTAAATTTGGACTACTCAGATGTAGTGAtccacaaaatgaagcaaaaatttGGAGATAAAATGGAGTTCCTAAATATAGACATTAGCAACGCAGAGCAGTTTGATCATGTCCTAAACAATTTGGAAGAagaatcacaaaaaaaaaaagtggattacaaaatattttttgataaagCTTTTTTAGATGCATATATATCAtgcgaacaaaatgaggaggaaatcTGTAAAAGGAATGCAAAGAGTTACTTCTCCCTTGTTTTTAAGCACATGAACAAAGGGGACCTATTCCTTGTTATCACTCTTGCTcagtattatataattaaggAGGTGGTTCGGAACGTGTACCATGAGGATATAATGTTGGAagtctttcccttttttttaaaacataacaCGAGTGAGTTTAAGTACCACCCTTTCGTATTCGCCTTCTATCGAACTCctaaggggggaaagaaattcGAGGCATATTTTGTTAACCCAGAAATGGGGACCAGCCATGTCATATCGTTGTGGAAGTTACCTAATGAAATTAACGAGAGGAGGGGAAATTTGaatcttcacatttttaaaaaagggaagagaagAATTCTAGACATTTACAATACGAAGTTGAACAGGTGTGACTACAACGTGGTTGTTTATGACTCGTGTACGGAACGCACCACTTACAACACGGTCGTTGTTGTTGTCCCGCTTGGCTACGAGTTTCACTCGCTTTACTGCACTGCGGAGGGGAACGAGGAGTTGGCTAACAAGGCCCGGACGAGGAGGCTCCTCCTGGTGATGAGGTCGAACTTTTTGGCCCCCCCCAGCCAGGTGAGCGGTAACCAGGTGAGCGGCAACCAGGTGAGCGGCAACCAGGTGAGCGGCAGCAACAACCAACTGAGCACTAACCAACTGCTTCACAACCAACTGCTCCACAACCAACTGCACAGCGAGCACTCAGTTAACGTCCTGCTGGAGTCCATCAAAAATGAGCTAACAAACATTTTGAACGAGGTGGCCCTTCCCAATTCGGACAACTTCCCCATAATGGTATTAAACGAGAGCGTAAAGAACTGCAGAGTGATTGCGCACAGGAAGTCGCACTACGCGTCCGGTATCATCATAAGGGACGTCCTCGTAACGGAGGAGTTTCTCGCGGAAAATTTTAACTCAGACGGGGAGCACGACAGGGGCTTCGAAAGTGGGAAGAGTAAAAAGAAGGGCAGCGGggaagggagaagcaaagATGGAGCCCAACGTGAAGTCGAACAGAACAGCCAGCACAGCGTGGAGGAAACCCTTCGAGCCCTCCTGAAGAACCAACAGGAGAGACGCTCctactttgaaaaaaaagaaatttacaaaaggCAAATGATATTTTCATACGACCCGTTGACAGTGCAGTCCGAGCTAGTATACACCcgggaaagggaaaaaaaaaaaaaaaaaaaaaaaaataggcagtTGCAATATCAGTGA